Proteins from one Macadamia integrifolia cultivar HAES 741 unplaced genomic scaffold, SCU_Mint_v3 scaffold2730, whole genome shotgun sequence genomic window:
- the LOC122067138 gene encoding CSC1-like protein At3g54510, producing the protein MNGESLIASAAINIGLALIVLSLFSILKKQRSIAPIYYARRLARKDQISFNAGLTRFLPSVSWIPHAFRVSEEEILETSGLDALIVIRLFKLGIKFFLACSVIGLVILLPINYTGQYYPSESGLSCSVDCFTISNISRGSDR; encoded by the exons ATGAATGGAGAGAGTCTAATCGCTTCGGCCGCCATTAACATAGGCCTTGCCTTGATTGTCCTGTCGCTGTTCTCAATCTTGAAGAAGCAACGTTCAATTGCCCCAATCTACTACGCTCGTCGTCTTGCCAGAAAGGACCAAATCTCTTTCAATGCTGGCCTCACCCGCTTTCTCCCCTCTGTTTCTTGGATTCCTCATGCTTTTCGAGTCTCCGAAGAAGAAATTCTCGAAACCAGTGGCCTTGATGCGCTTATTGTCATCCGCCTCTTCAAGCTCGG AATCAAATTTTTCTTGGCTTGTTCGGTAATTGGATTAGTGATTCTTCTCCCAATCAATTACACCGGCCAATATTATCCTTCTGAAAGTGGCCTTTCCTGCTCAGTGGATTGTTTCACAATTTCTAATATTAGTAGAGGCTCTGACAGGTGA
- the LOC122067141 gene encoding uncharacterized mitochondrial protein AtMg00810-like: MEWTSSSPPPIPSLIPFHVAPIASDSPPLQVYQHKKKVRQPSVDTNAPDDSFPPLPPSSGEAPPPSLPDDLSIAQRKGLSTATLSDKGLRPTSLFFGIEVIRCKKGISLSQRKYVLYLLSNTGMLASKPIDIPMDPHQRFEVNDGEPLQDVHQYKSLIGKLIHLTVTRYDISYAVGVLSQFMQSPQKAYWDAVVRALRYLKGAPGKWLIYRPNWHMELVDYSDSDRAGSASDRRSITGYCTFVGGNLVTWYSKK; this comes from the exons ATGGAGTGGACTTCTTCATCACCTCCACCCATTCCTTCTCTCATTCCTTTTCATGTTGCACCTATTGCTAGTGACtcacctcctctacaggtttatcagcaCAAGAAGAAGGTTAGACAGCCGAGTGTAGATACCAATGCTCCAGATGATTCATTTCCTCCATTGCCACcttcctctggtgaagctcctcctccttctctgcCTGATGACTTATCAattgctcaaaggaaag GCTTATCTACAGCAACACTTTCAGACAAAGGACTTAGGCCAACTTCACTATTTTTTGGGATTGAAGTGATCCgatgcaagaaagggatcagtctgtCTCAAAGAAAATATGTGTTGTACCTTTTATCTAACACTGGTATGCTTGCATCCAAACCTattgatatccctatggatcctcaccaaaggTTTGAGGTTAATGATGGCGAacctctccaggatgtgcatcaaTACAAGAGTTTGATTGGAAAGCTGATTCATCTTACTGTGACTCGTTATGACATCTCCTATGCTGTTGGAGTCCTCAGTCAATTCATGCAGTCTCCGCAAAAAGCATATTGGGACGCGGTTGTTCGTGCTCTTCGCTACCTAAAGGGTGCTCCTGGAAAATGGCTGATCTATCGTCCTAATTggcatatggaactagttgACTATTCTGACTCTGATCGAgctggctctgctagtgatcgtAGGTCCATTACgggttattgcacatttgttggaggtaatctggtTACATGGTATAGTAAGAAGTAG